The genomic segment attattaatataatgttaaaCATTTTGGGTCGCATGCAGGAACTTATTGAAAAGTCCAGGGAATCGCCTTCGGgagcattcttcaacaatgtgacggacggtctgtcgttgctCACCACAGTCAGCACATtcaggagtaagggcttttccccatctaTATAAACGATCAGCACATCTACCGTTGAttattcttattctgtttagAGTGGTCCATGTGTTGGTCCATGTGGTATGGGATACAGGTCATTtggtgtgcttcctgtggtgagtcgctctcccattgtcttctccaagcgttggtgaggttgAAATTTTCCTGATGTAAGTTGGCTCTTAACAATGGACGATACctggagcgcagtctgtttaTTTTGATATCAAGCGTAGCATGGTGGATGGATAGTTGATGGTTAGCctcgatttttcgatattcttGAGGAGAGATTGACTTCTTCGCagtttcggcggtggaatgtgactcagaaTCGGAAGACAATAGTTTGGTGtgggtctaattgtacctgagatcattcgcattatatggtttaattgggtgtcaataatcttcgtgaGTTTGATATTGAGCCATACTGGGGAAGAATATTCAGCCGCCGGGTATACAAGTCCGAGAgcggatgatctgagtacggaggctgaggatCCTCCATGTGgtgccacatagcttttggactaTAATAATTCGCGTTTTCAGCTTTGCTGCtgttctttgtaggtgttctttaaaacttaatgTTCTCCAAGATATTTCTCCAAGATATTTTGTTGTTGAGTTGTGAGTGAGCACAGACTGTTTTCAAAGTGAACGGACAGTTTTTGTTGGTTTGGGCATTATTCAGATagaaacagcacacttcggttttcgttACATTGGGCCAtagcctccatttgcgaaagtGTTCTCCAATAACggcaaggtcatccgttagtattgtttctgtaatatcCATGCTATTGTAtcttgctgcaatggcccagtCGACATCGTAGCCAAGTTTCTGCAAAGTTGTCCCAGGTAGGTTAGCGATGCATAAATTAAagtaagggtgccaaaacagatccctgtggcagtccattgctgagcttcatttAGACACTTCTTAAGTTGCCCATTGTGACTTGAAAATGGCTGTCGGTGAGCATACTATCAATGAGTTTAGTGACCTTTTGACACGATATGGCAGAGTTTAGTTTGCATATTAGTCCTTGTCTCCAGACAGTAtcgtatgcagctgataggtcaaCGAAAACAATagatgttttttgctttctttgaaaacctgcttcaatatgtgttgCTAGGGATAGGATATAATCTGTGCAGCTGCAGTTAGGTCTAAACCCTGCTTGCTTAATAGGTATTAATTCAAATATGTTTCTACTAATTATGTTGTAGATTAAGCGCTCCAAGATAGACACAGATCAGCAGTGCGATCGGTCGGTAGTTTTGAGACTGATCATTTGCTtttcctggttttaatatggctataATGGAGGCCTGTTTTAGTAAATGGGAAATTTCTCTTGATTCCTGATGATGAGCCTGAATAAAGCTAGTTCGCATCCGTATTAGAATACTACACGTGCTATGGGTAATGCTAAATGAACTAGTACAATAGGCAGCCAGACAATCTAGAATCTCTAGATCTGCAAGCAAAAACACATCATGAATATAAGATATGCCTCcaaccaacaatttaaatggaccTTCTTAGCACCAAGCAACAAAATAACTCTGACCAGGCATCCGAATCTGCCATTTAAATATAGAAGGTATTAGTAGAAGTAAATGTGAGTACCTTTAAAAGGTATTCATATATCGGAAAATATTATTATCGACGTGGTCGCAATTCAGAACACCCATGTTGTAACGAAATTATTtggcctaccatagggtaagattatgaGGTGTAGAAAATTGGGACAGAAATTATGGGGGTGTAGATTGGGCAAGCAAAAGAAATCGATACTTGTGCggacggcactcaggggttaattggagagctggggtcgtggataagtgaatggcaatggatcggattggggcaactacaaaatgaaacaaaaaaagggtacttacataaatcccCTGGACAAATGGACAAGTAAAGACAacaagaaatacctctagctatttgaaatgggACGCtgcttcgagaaaacttcctgcttgAGGAAAGAAAGGTTCTTTCTTCCTAAAATAAAGAATACAAACaggggttaggagacttttctaaaataaacaaaatggttggagaaatcaattaaacatttattattatcttACACAAACAGCTACAAAATATAAAATGGTACAAGACATATATGATATAATTAGTTACAAAGaatgatattaaaaataacaaaaaacttacatgtgtcctattTGTTTACAAACTCAggagatgctacaaaacttacaaaaaatagTAACTGGACTATAGTTTACGGGACTACAAACATGTGGccaaaataatattattacaaataaagaattttatttttaatgaaactatTCATAAAGAaattaaccttctttaaaaaccaaaataaattaatgtcaaaaataataagGCTAGTTGCCAGCTGTCTTATGCCAACACAACATTTTAAGACAGAGAATAATTATGACATCTATGGCCACGCCCTAatacatataattttaattattacagattcttaaattttaaacgacagcaattattagaaaaaaatgtctatttttattttgaaagtttaaacacaaaaaaaaattaccttgATTTTCACTAAAATGCACTTACGTTGTAAACTGGACTTACTAACATTCCTGGGTGTAGAAACTGGATTTTACTGGAACCTCTGCTATAAAAAAGGGACTGCTTCAAAACTGGTCTGGAAAGACGACCAGAGAAAAACAAAATGAGGTTGAAATGGCACTAAATGCAAACTTTGGACATGGCTTCTTAAAAAAAACTGGTACTTAGGAGAAATAGTGATTACTCTTTCTAAACTGACATATTACATAGAGTAAAAATTAccattttcaacaaattttgccGGCTTCTGCAAACTACATAACAGCGTCTGTCCACTCTCGTTGCCCAGTTCACCCTGCCTGCTTGACCTTTTACCGATCTGTCTCTAACCCAAATTTCCCCTTTGTCCTCCTTACCCGTTCATATCTCGGAACCAACTCAAATTCGTTAGACTTACGAATCGTGAAAATAACCTTGGATATACTTCCGGGGTTACTGCGTCTTAGAAAAATGAACACAAGACTTGCTATCTTTTTCGACTTGATTTTAGGAAACGTAGAACCCAAGATGCaatatatttaacattttaatttctttagaaatttttaaaccaaaaaaattattatgctacaatgtaaaaaaatttctagataaactgtttaaaattaaTGATATTAGATATTATACATTGAGAAAATTTTTGTTTCCTTCTAGTATTATTGAAAACCTCTAAGTCAATTACTGCCTATATCAGAATACACTAATAAATCAAACCTTAAAGTTTTGGGCATAAGTTTGTATCGAGGACTAAAATACGATATCGTTACGTTGTGTTTCTTAACTGACGGTAAAAGAAGATTCAAAAGTCCCTAATCCCAAATTAGTAATAAAACTAGAATTGATTAAAATGGAAACACAAGACTATACAATCAAATCCGAAGTGAAAGATTAACTGAAAGAGTTTATAGATAAACAAGCAACTTGACTTCGTAAGTCTTAGGCCTTGCATCCACTGGATTCCGAAAGTTGCAAACTCCGAAGGTGCGAATTTAGACGAAGACTTTTATAACGAAATTGTGCGAACGCCGATCGTCCATTGCCTCAGTATTCGTTCGAAATCTATCGTgttagaatttttctttttggaaCAATCTCCTTTGATTCATCGACGTGTCAGGCAATATAGACGAAGAAGAGAAGTGTGGGTAAAAAGAAACGAGTTTGGGTAATTGCCTCATTTGTAGTACGATCTCCAAGCCGACGATGACCACCACTTCTATTTTCGAATAAAAAAGGATTCATTTTTAGCAAAATTCATGCTAAACTCTAAAAACTCCATGTGAACGGCTAGTAGTAACATTAAGGTAAGTGTACCAACAGACACAAATCAaggtcatatttttttattaacacaataatatacaattttattttatataattatttatatttttaatataataacttTATAGCTTTAACTAAAGCTAAATCACAAAAAGTTAGATATTACATCCAAGGAGAAGCCTACAGTCACATTGCTGTAGGATCAAAATAATGAAAAAACCTCGATGTGGACTGGATGTTGACTGTACCTAGGTCTTTAAAGTGAGCTAAGGAGGAATCACCGGAAGAATAATTTGGTGTACTTGAGATGTGTAGTGCTTGCTTATCCGACCTTAACCCTATAGAGCATTTATGAGATATTCTTAAGAGAATATTCAGAGCTCGCCGAGATAATCCACAAAACATCGCATAGCTCGTATAAGTTGCTCTTGAAGAACGGAACAACCTTCTACaacaaaatgtttacaatttGTTTAGGATCATGCCCACGCGAATTAAGCTTGCATGAGGGCTAAGGGGGTAACACTAACTACTAACAgaagcgtaaataaataaaaataaattaaacattgtagattttacattgaaattttttatacaattttgctTATCAgttgattttaaaacaaatagttTCAATTTGTTATTTCCAGAATTTATAGTGTTCTTTAATTTCTATGTATTGGTGATtgaattgctttaaaataaatattgtttgatttcgtatgttgttttttttttaaattcgctgtTGGTCATTGACTCGACTAAGCATCTGCACTGTTCAGAGATAAATTTACTGCAAATCTGCTCTATTTTGGCTTTAAGTTCGTTTAATGCCCATTGTGCGTTATTAGGGCCTGTTTCATTTTATGCTATACTATTTCGATGACATTTAGAGGACATTTAGGTAAGGACTGATAGAAGGTCAAAAAAAGACATTTATATTGTCGTTTCCAAACCAGTTGTTTGTGGTTTTGGCGGTATGACAGGTCGCTTTGTCCTGCTGAAAAATATAATTCCTGCCAGCATTTAGTTTTACAATACTTAGTAGTAGGCTATTTTAAAGTATTTGCCGATCAAATCATTACTCGCTTTGGAAATTTTACGGTTCTTTTCACACAGTCTTTGTGAAAAATCTCATGCTTAGTGCGAATAACTCGTTTGCGGCAATCACCAATAGAAATGTCGAATTTtgattattcacttaaaattacTCGAAACTAATCTTCTTCCAACCAAGAAACTTTAAATTTTACCCAAATGAGACTTTGGTCTTGTTTGAATTGGTTTTGTTTTGCTGTTAACGGTGGCTTTTTTCTTTGCTTCAAagaaaatatgccaaaatattttaaactttgagTTTATTAAGTTTTTACCTGTAATTTAACCTTATAAAACTTTAATCCACTTTATGTTTTTACTTACGACAGCATTCTCTCGACTTTAACCCAGTTTCATGATTCCATTCAGCTGTTACTTGTCTTAGAGTATTTTTTGTTCGGCCTTTTTTGCAAACTTTTACGAATAATCTCTTATTCCTATCACAAACTAGTTTTGGACAACCCAGGCTTTTACCTTATTTAAATAAGATACTTCCTGTTTCCCCACAATGCTTAATTATATTCCACACTGTCGTTTTACCAATATTAAGTTCATTCGCCACTTCATGGATTGTTTTATTACTGCAATAATTTTTAATCACCAACTCaccaatttttaaatttgtagagATATCAAGCAACCTTTGATTGAAAAAATACAGCGATTTTGCACGTATGTTGGAGTGTCCGGCTGCATTGTTTTAGCAGCCTAATTGTTTATTCTTATGTGGTTTTTAGCAGTTACTTCATGTTGACCCATTGCTTAGTTGTcactaatttttacatattttaatgaTCCTTATGACATTAGTAGATTATGTGGCTTGTATAAAATATTATTGATTACGTTTTGTGATTATATGCCATTTAAAATATTACTTATTTAGCACTAATATCATaactaattaaaaaatattaaattaacaatCAATCGcctgaaattattatttattttaatttttcccattttatagttgttggaGCTCGTAGTTAGTTGCTAATAATCGAAACAATATGGAATATCTTTTTGGGAGtagtatttttttctttaaaaaatatctttCCTTGGCATTTATTCTTTTATCATTTTATGCTGACTCTAATgacctatattgtttaatattccattaaataataactTTGTAAATTTACTGTACAATATAATAGTCAAAAACCTCTTTTTTATACTTATATACCATGAatgtacaatattttttaataactaatCAACTCACGAAACACAACATGCGAAAACGCGGAAGTAAAATTCTCTTCCAAAATTACGGAAATTTTCAGAGTCAAGGAGGCTCATTACCCAATTTGCATATCCCCAATTCCAGCAAAATgcaatttaaatgtttataaacaacaaGAAGTGCGTTGTAAATTGGAAATAACACCGCAGACTCAAACGTTTCGAATATTTATCTACTAAGGACGAAATAATCACCGTCCACTGTAATAGGCGGAAAAtgtaatttgttttattaaagCTAAATGTTTCCTACAAATTTATCACCAGATAGGTACGTGGTGTTGATTAGTCTTCTTTATTTCTTTCAAGGAGGATGTGCAACTTTCCGAACTTAGTTTTTGTTCAATTAATCAAAGGGATGTGCATATCATTACAAACTATCATAATCATACGTGAATTTACCACTTAAAACtatatttgtcttttttttaCTGCAGATAAAAAAATACTGTTTAGTATGAACAACTCTGATGAAATTTTTCCaattgaatattgaaaaatagTTTTTAACAGGTACTGTATCTTTCGGATCGTTACATCGAAAATAGCAGTATGAAAGTACCTCACAAAATATACCAGCTGTCTCGCAATATTAGTTAATAtgcatttttacaaattttccagTTAtctgatttcatataatattcTAGTGAGTCCGTACATGCTGCTATACTGACAATTTTTTGTAGTTTTAGTAAATAACAAACatgttttacacatttttttacaGTGAATCCAATGAATCAATTCTAACAGTTTTCTAGGTGTTGAATTTACAAAGACACTCAACTGGAACACCGATACTAAAAACATCCTAGACTGGAGAGAGACTGTGAGAAAGAGAGCTACCTCCTACAAGCATTGTATGGAAATGTTAATAATATTACTCTTCTATATACTTACATTCATCAGGCCAATTGTCGAATAACATATTTATAGAATTCCTACAAACAGACAtacaaaaaaagtaataaactATAAATTAAAGTTATAAACCAGGAAGAGTGAGCGGAAATCAGAAGAGTAAGACCAAAAAAGAAGAGGTTAGAAGAGGTTAAAACCGAtgtaagaaaactaaaaatacagGACTGGGTGGCAAAGACGAAAAACAGAAATGGGTGGAAAAATTGTGCAGAAAAAAGAAGCCATGGGCCTCCAGGCACgaatagatgttatatttataagctattttgcttgttcattgatGGATTGATAACTCTATCACTTCATATTTTGCGCTGTCATCCGATACCTCTACCGATTGGtaatttatctcttgctattttgaccttGCGGGTCTTCCACATTCTGCTTATGtgtttattccattcttttttctgttaAGCGTCCATTCGTTTATATATTGTAAGTTACATTTTTCTCTAATGTCTTAACTTCTTTttcgatttctcagcgtattttctgtaattcttctcagttctGATTACTGATGCATATGCTAtaattggtcttacactggctttataaattcttaacttaATCTCAGTGTTAATAGGTCGGTTTCGtgatatagtgttattaaggcatcctgccagtctatttgctttttgtacttgatctctcacttctttgtttaGGTCTCAATAGCCTAtaacagtgtaattccaaggtattttatatccattacttgtttaatactgatgccatcgatttcgattttacatctgattggttcAGACATCTAAgacattaaattcttttgctcttacgttaaatctgtggactagtggttgcagactatcttcatcttgggtcatcaatattgcatcgtctgctttacttctttgttttccattctgtatcctctctTTTTTTGACACTTTTGATGATGTCATCCATGAATATTTGAAGAACATAGGACTCAATGACTCTacctgtcttattccgctgcctatgtctataggttctgtaagttgtccatctattctgacttccattttgttgttttggtaaatgtttGTCATAATTTTATGATATCTAGGAAAACTTCTATTTTAAATAGAAGATGGATTACACATTTcaatcttactctgtcaaatgctttctgcaagtcaatcagacacagaaatgctggtctattattaATTAATCTAAAATTTTTTCAACAGGCTCTTTCCTGTCACTCTTAAAACTCCATCGTGCTACTCCGTGGCACGCTTGTCGTGGTTGGTAACCCTTGTTTATATCACAGGACGTAATTGCGAGTGATATagtatttttttcatattcagcAAGAGAAATTTTTTGTCTATTCCTCGATTTTTAAGAAAGCGGCATTGTAACTATAGTTTGATGATTGTTTGTAGTCGGTAGCGACTAAGAAATATAAGAGTAATGTGTGGTAACAACTAAAAAGTTTCGCTTCAAAAATCTCTCAAGTCTGATTTCACACATGTCATAATAgctaaaatgttaaattttttcgtTATTTGAGTACCTGTTTTGGTGTATAATATCATTATCACAGATATTCCTTTGATTCTTCTAAAAATAATGTGTGTAATAGTAATATTTATGGTAcataataatttatattacagattgcacatttacaaaaataacacatcatAAAATCTTTCGACATTAAGAAAGTGAACTTTTTTCATAACTTCGAAAACGTTATCTTCCATAACCATAGCCATGTCTACGTCCACCACCATAGCCAGCTCCGTATCCTCCACCATATCCACCGCCATAACCGCCTCCATATCCACCACCACCTCCGCCTCCTCCTCCACCACCGCCGCCACCACCGCCACCGTATCCGCCACCATAGCCATAGCCTGCACCTCCGCCATAGCCCCTACCGCCGCCTCTATTGCCGCCCCATGGATAAGCACTGGGAAGAGCGTTGCATTGGGATAATATTAGGATGAGAGCTAATAATGATGAGACCTGTAAGAATAAAAAAAGgtataaacaaacaaaacaaaggTTGTATTTGTAACAGGCTAATTGCGGAGCAAGGTAATGTTTTCTCCCAAAACTACCTAATACTTCTGTTGTACCAAATGCACGACTTTTTAAATCTAATAATGTTAGTAAAACGACACTTGTTTCATTTCTTAATAAGGAGGAAATTAATAATTTAGCTTCGACCTTCCATAGGATTTGTGAAAAAACGTATGGTCTGAAACCTAAAATGACCGGTTggttatataatataatagttgTCAGACCCAAGGCCTCTTCGCGTCTCGCCTCGAAAGTGAACAGTCATTGGAGAAGAGTAGTAGCAACAGTAGTTCCAGAAAACCGGTACAACAGAGAAGACTACTTAACGGTCCAAATCGGAAAACCTGCGAAACGGGTCGCGTAACGACATAAACGTAATAAACGGGCGCGAAACCGGGAACGACATACACGGTATCAACGGTGCGTGAATCATAAGGTACTAAAACCGGCAATCTCTGGATATCACACAGGTAAAGTCAGTTTACACACACATAATTACCACTTACATACATTTAAATCCACACCTACCTACACACCCTTACAAGCTCAAACCACACTCTCACCCATACATACACAACCTACACTATCACCTATACATTCACTAACTACACTACAAGCATCACCTACACAACCACCAACAAGGTACAATaatatatcgaggatacatcatttatgttttctaaataaccaacatataaaatcagaatttggtgtttattgagagtaaactaaatgtaagaccaaatacttaccatgtcgtgatagtattatgaggtttttttcctgttttttccctcatgatttactatgaaatcacttACTGTAGAATtatactgtcatcatggcatgtggttgcctttttaaagacgaattacatgctataatttaatataatttttgatgGATATAtattaagttaaagttgatttcatgtaatcgaatgaactatcttacaaaaaTGTCGTCttaggaacgcaactcagcaatattggcaatatcattttaaagtcttctacttttaaatgtataatatatgtctgaattatcaatataaatgagtcagataaaattaaattgtttatagtcCGGGCGCTTGCGAAGAAAATCAAAATTGGTACCTCAATGTAAGAGATGTTAGGCGTATGGACACACACAAGGTTACTGTACGAAAGAACCAAGATGTGTCCGCTGCACAGGAAAACATCTAACAGCCAAATGTGAGAAATCCAAGGACGCAAAACCTAAATGTGTACAGTGTGGAGAAGGGCATCCGGCTAACTATAGAGGATGTATCGTGGCAaaggaaatacaaaaaataaaagataaatataacaAGAAACAGACCTTACCCAGACAACCACAAAGAATCCATCCAAAATCTGTAGAAAATCCAAAACAAGTAGAAAACAAAACAAGAACTTATAGCATGTTAGCAGTTGGTAAAAGTAACGAAGAAAACTATAGTAGTCAAAAATAtctgaaaataaaacaaacactATAGAAAATATTAGAGATATTAACTAACCTGGACGAGCGTATAACCAGAATAGAATATAGCACCAAAGGAGCTATACCTAAAAGACTTGGTAATGGCGGGTAGTTTAGGAATAGTAGAATGGAATGCTAATGGCATCTTGAAACATCAGCAAGAACTACAAGCGATACTAGATATAGAAAAAATAGACATATGCCTCATTTCTGAAACCCATTTTACGAATGAATCATATATTAGATTTAGGGGTTATAAAACTTATCATACTCCTCACCCTGATAATGCAGCCAAAGGAGGTAGTGCAGTAATAATCAAAGAAAATATTATGCACTATCAGGAAATGGGATACAGAACTAAAGAATTTTAGGCCacatcagtaaaaattaaatgtaaaactATGAGGTAATCGTCACAGTGGTTTACAGTCCGCCAACATATGCCATCAAGAAAAATCAATATGTAGATTTCCTGACCAGCCAAGGACTTAGATTTATCTTTGGAGGAGACTTCAATGCAAAACATACGCATTGGGGGTCATGACTGACTACCATCAAAGGGAAAGCATTTTTAGAAgtaatgaaatatataaaatgcgACGCAATATCAACGGGAAAGCCAACATACTGGCCTACTGACACAAATAAAATCCCAGACCCTATCGACTTCTTTGTAGTCAGAAATATTTCAACAAATTACATAGGGATAGAAGAGGCATTGGATATGAACTCGGACCATTCTTCAATTATTCTCACACTCAGTGACACTGTTATCAAAAAAGAAAGCACCCTAGACTTGTTAACAAAAATACTGACTGGAAAAGTTTCCAGATAGACCTTGAAGAGAAGATTAACCTCTCAGTTCCATTAAGAACCGTTGAACAACTAGAGGCAGAAGTAGAATTACTCAATAAAAATGTACAGCAAGCTGCTTGGAACAACAGCACGAACAGTGTCGAAAGAATTAAAGGAAATAACCACccgaaagaaatcagagaaatgaTAACCTAAAAAAAAACTGAGACGCAAGT from the Diabrotica undecimpunctata isolate CICGRU chromosome 1, icDiaUnde3, whole genome shotgun sequence genome contains:
- the LOC140438609 gene encoding uncharacterized protein, with amino-acid sequence MRGFIAVVVSSLLALILILSQCNALPSAYPWGGNRGGGRGYGGGAGYGYGGGYGGGGGGGGGGGGGGGGGYGGGYGGGYGGGYGAGYGGGRRHGYGYGR